One segment of Oncorhynchus mykiss isolate Arlee unplaced genomic scaffold, USDA_OmykA_1.1 un_scaffold_272, whole genome shotgun sequence DNA contains the following:
- the LOC118948948 gene encoding GRB2-related adapter protein-like, translating into MEAVAVFSFRAKERDELSFQKGEILKVTEMDEDPNWMMAELHGRRGYVPENYISLLPHPWFAGRVSRQQAEQRLRWEERGVFLVRESESSPGEFSVSVSYGDMVEHFLVLEGLGQYCVWEETFSSLNRLVDFYRSHSIAQERPVYLTDPPDTPLHTHTPSHTPLHTHTPAHPLTHTAMHLPDPNPNPYTPLTLAHTNTPNPSGLIPQHQWPTKSSCG; encoded by the exons atggAGGCTGTAGCCGTGTTTTCTTTCCGAGCAAAAGAACGAGACGAGCTCAGCTTCCAGAAAGGAGAGATACTGaag GTGACGGAGATGGATGAGGATCCTAATTGGATGATGGCAGAACTCCACGGGAGGCGAGGCTACGTCCCTGAGAACTACATTAGTCTGTTACCACACCC gtGGTTTGCGGGACGTGTGTCCAGGCAGCAGGCTGAGCAACGGTTGcgttgggaggagagaggagtgttcCTGGTTAGAGAGTCAGAGAGTTCACCAGGAGAGTTCTCTGTTTCTGTCag ctATGGCGACATGGTCGAGCACTTCCTGGTTCTCGAGGGGTTGGGTCAGTACTGTGTGTGGGAGGAGACTTTCTCGTCTCTCAACCGATTGGTTGACTTCTACAGATCACACAGCATCGCCCAGGAGAGACCTGTCTACCTGACCGACCCTCCTGacacacctctacacacacacacaccctcacacacacctctacacacacacacacctgcacaccctctcacacacactgccatGCATCTACCggaccctaacccaaacccctacacaccccTAACCctagcacacacaaacacccctaACCC AAGTGGCCTAATCCCCCAACATCAGTGGCCGACTAAaagctcttgtggctga